A section of the Arabiibacter massiliensis genome encodes:
- a CDS encoding dihydroorotate dehydrogenase electron transfer subunit, giving the protein MALVNERARILANGEVGPNLYLMELAAPRIAAAIEPGQFVHMKVPNMEAHILRRPFSVYARDAAAGTLEILYQAVGFGTDHMTRIEPERAEHLWGAELVGPVGRAWQPPADVRRALLVGGGVGAAPLFMLCEQLAGAGVRTDVVLGAQTQAALTCRARYEALLDAPPRCATDDGSFGRAGFCTSLVEEALAEAAAAGDPYGYLAVCGPEPLMKIVAGMADAAGVPCEASLEKRMACGVGACLSCVVDTVDGKKRACVDGPVFDARKVVW; this is encoded by the coding sequence GTGGCACTCGTCAACGAGCGGGCGCGCATCCTCGCCAACGGGGAAGTCGGCCCGAACCTCTACCTCATGGAGCTCGCGGCCCCGCGCATCGCGGCGGCCATCGAGCCGGGGCAGTTCGTGCACATGAAGGTGCCGAACATGGAGGCGCACATCCTGCGCCGCCCGTTCTCGGTGTACGCGCGCGACGCGGCTGCCGGGACGCTCGAGATCCTCTACCAGGCCGTGGGCTTCGGCACCGACCACATGACGCGCATCGAGCCCGAGCGCGCCGAGCACCTCTGGGGCGCGGAGCTCGTCGGCCCCGTCGGCCGCGCGTGGCAGCCGCCCGCTGACGTGCGCCGGGCGCTCCTCGTGGGCGGCGGCGTGGGCGCGGCCCCGCTGTTCATGCTGTGCGAGCAGCTGGCGGGCGCGGGCGTGCGCACGGACGTCGTGCTCGGTGCGCAGACGCAGGCGGCGCTCACGTGCCGCGCGCGCTACGAGGCGCTGCTCGACGCGCCGCCGCGCTGTGCCACCGACGATGGCAGCTTCGGCCGCGCGGGCTTCTGCACCTCGCTCGTGGAGGAGGCCCTCGCCGAGGCGGCGGCAGCGGGCGACCCCTACGGCTACCTGGCCGTGTGCGGCCCCGAGCCCCTCATGAAGATCGTCGCCGGCATGGCCGACGCTGCGGGCGTTCCCTGCGAGGCGTCGCTCGAGAAGCGCATGGCCTGCGGCGTCGGGGCCTGCCTGTCGTGCGTGGTGGACACCGTGGACGGCAAGAAGCGGGCCTGCGTCGACGGCCCGGTGTTCGACGCACGGAAGGTGGTGTGGTAG
- a CDS encoding winged helix DNA-binding domain-containing protein, translating into MDEASVEQVRSFRLRAHHLDRAYPAADALTLVGACGMQNSPPGAWETALANRAPSLGADGTARLLARGGGLVQAWSLRGAPYVFPEAEAGAFLSALVPEAGEPWIYTDGIGLALDALGLGFDELLDVQRSAMGRLDGLVVEGKPKLDRLVASWMEPSIPTGKLEAWRAPSMYGRPDVQTVGGAVASFLLRPCAFEGRVVFGERRGQAPTFTSYGSWTGRALEPPPDAAAQLVRKLMRCYGPATPAMLASWLGCSGAQARRMWAQVADEVAPVAVDGKRAFVLACDLEHLLRPEPLERETLLLGPHDPYLDQRDRAVLLADKARQRRVWTTVSNPGAVVHRGAVVGLWKGRKRGGKLDVEAELWEAGPDEGVLRALAEEHAAFRGLELTDIMVARA; encoded by the coding sequence ATGGACGAGGCGAGCGTGGAGCAGGTGAGGAGCTTCCGACTGCGCGCGCACCATCTGGATCGGGCGTACCCGGCGGCGGATGCGCTCACGCTCGTCGGGGCGTGCGGCATGCAGAACTCCCCTCCCGGCGCGTGGGAGACCGCTCTCGCGAACCGCGCGCCGTCGCTCGGCGCGGACGGCACGGCGCGGCTGCTCGCGCGCGGCGGCGGCCTCGTGCAGGCGTGGAGCCTGCGGGGCGCGCCCTACGTGTTCCCGGAGGCCGAGGCTGGTGCGTTCCTCTCGGCGCTTGTGCCGGAAGCGGGCGAGCCGTGGATATACACGGACGGCATCGGGCTCGCGCTCGACGCGCTGGGGCTGGGCTTCGACGAGCTTCTGGATGTCCAGCGGTCGGCCATGGGGCGCCTCGACGGCCTGGTGGTGGAGGGAAAGCCCAAGCTCGACCGCCTGGTGGCCTCGTGGATGGAGCCGTCGATCCCCACGGGCAAGCTGGAGGCGTGGCGCGCGCCGTCGATGTACGGAAGGCCCGACGTGCAGACGGTGGGCGGCGCGGTGGCGTCGTTCCTGTTGCGGCCGTGCGCCTTCGAGGGGCGCGTCGTGTTCGGCGAGCGGCGGGGACAGGCGCCGACATTCACGTCGTATGGCAGCTGGACAGGGCGCGCCTTGGAGCCGCCTCCCGACGCGGCCGCGCAGCTCGTGCGGAAGCTCATGCGCTGCTACGGGCCGGCCACCCCGGCGATGCTCGCGTCATGGCTCGGCTGCTCGGGCGCGCAAGCGCGGCGCATGTGGGCGCAGGTCGCCGACGAGGTCGCGCCGGTTGCCGTGGACGGAAAGCGCGCGTTCGTGCTGGCCTGCGACCTCGAGCACCTGCTGCGCCCGGAGCCGCTCGAGCGCGAGACGCTTCTCCTCGGCCCGCACGACCCCTACCTCGACCAGCGCGACCGCGCCGTGCTGCTGGCCGACAAGGCGCGGCAGCGCCGCGTGTGGACGACCGTGTCCAACCCCGGTGCCGTCGTGCATCGCGGCGCCGTGGTCGGCCTGTGGAAGGGCCGCAAGCGCGGCGGGAAGCTGGACGTGGAGGCCGAGCTCTGGGAGGCGGGGCCGGACGAGGGCGTGCTGCGAGCGCTCGCCGAGGAGCATGCGGCCTTCCGGGGGTTGGAGCTTACCGATATCATGGTCGCGCGTGCCTGA
- a CDS encoding alpha/beta hydrolase, protein MKSIYKSASGKRAVLDLYDEQMARIGCPFEDVYVDTAFGRTHVVVTGNPDGIPVLSFHGGNSTTAHNLVTSPFLLRGDFRVFAVDTIGHPGKSDETCLPASGYAYGEWASQVIDGLGFPRMRCIGGSFGAGILAKLMCVAPEKVERAVLFVPSGIKNAPLLNSASMMGPMIMYMLTHQESWFVKTLLPMAGTPDVIDAETLATARATIDHSKVKAGMPTDVDPERMAACTAPTLVMAGDADHLFPAARVLPQAERIIPNVTCRLMPGRAHMGAFTPEQEREIVEFLKASAK, encoded by the coding sequence ATGAAATCCATCTACAAGAGCGCGTCAGGCAAGCGCGCCGTCCTCGATTTGTACGACGAGCAGATGGCCCGCATCGGCTGCCCGTTCGAGGACGTCTACGTGGACACGGCGTTCGGGCGCACGCACGTGGTGGTCACCGGCAACCCGGACGGCATTCCCGTGCTGTCGTTCCACGGCGGCAACTCGACGACGGCGCACAACCTGGTCACGTCCCCGTTTCTGCTGCGCGGAGACTTCCGTGTGTTCGCGGTGGACACTATCGGCCACCCCGGCAAGAGCGACGAGACCTGCCTGCCAGCGTCCGGCTACGCGTACGGCGAGTGGGCGTCGCAGGTGATCGACGGGCTGGGATTCCCGCGCATGCGCTGTATCGGCGGCTCGTTCGGCGCGGGCATCCTGGCGAAGCTCATGTGCGTCGCGCCCGAGAAGGTGGAGCGCGCGGTGCTGTTCGTGCCGTCGGGCATCAAGAACGCGCCCCTGCTGAACAGTGCCTCCATGATGGGGCCGATGATCATGTATATGCTCACGCACCAGGAGTCGTGGTTCGTGAAGACGCTTTTGCCCATGGCGGGCACGCCCGACGTCATCGACGCCGAGACGCTGGCCACGGCGCGCGCCACCATCGACCATTCCAAGGTGAAGGCCGGCATGCCCACCGACGTCGACCCCGAGCGCATGGCCGCCTGCACCGCGCCCACGCTCGTGATGGCGGGAGATGCCGACCACCTCTTCCCCGCCGCCCGCGTCCTTCCGCAGGCCGAGCGCATCATCCCCAACGTTACCTGCCGGCTCATGCCCGGCCGCGCCCATATGGGCGCCTTCACCCCCGAGCAGGAGCGCGAGATCGTGGAGTTCTTGAAGGCAAGCGCGAAATGA
- the carB gene encoding carbamoyl-phosphate synthase large subunit — protein sequence MPKRDDISTILVIGSGPIVIGQACEFDYSGAQACKVLKADGYRVVLVNSNPATIMTDPGLADRTYVEPITPEFVEQVIAKERPDALLPTLGGQTGLNTAVDLARAGVLDKYGMEMIGCDLAAIERGEDRKLFNECMAELGIETSRSGYAYSLADAEAIVAELGYPVVLRPSFTLGGAGGGIAHDEAELHEIVGQGLELSPAGEVLVEESIEGWKEFEMEVMRDRAGNGIIVCSIENFDPMGVHTGDSITVAPAQTLSDVEYQRMRAASLAILEKIGVETGGSNVQFAVNPENGRMIVIEMNPRVSRSSALASKATGFPIAKAAAKLAVGYTLDEIVNDITKATPACFEPSIDYCVVKVPRFAFEKFAGTDDTLSTRMKAVGEVMAIGRTFEEALGKAMRSLENGRAGLGADGKDADLPDGEAFDDLVARPTADRIFYLAEALRRGWTVDEAHAATGIDPWFIARMADIVRVQENLRGTRLDELDADAFRLLKRMGLSDAQIAHLTGSDELTVRTCRKMLHVVPAFKTVDTCAAEFPSSTAYHYKTYDADETEVAPKSRRRAMILGAGPNRIGQGIEFDYCCVHASYALAEAGFETIMVNCNPETVSTDYDTSDKLYFEPLTFEDVMDIVDVERPDGVVVTLGGQTPLKLANALAEAGVPIMGTSPEAIDLAEDRDRFSAILDELGITYPAAGMASTYQEACVVADQIGFPLLVRPSYVLGGRGMGIVYDGAQLEKYMAEAAKISPDHPVYLDRFLEGAVEVDLDALCDGEAVYVGGILEHIEMAGIHSGDSACCTPPFALSEAVQAQLMAIARRLALRLGVVGLINIQFAIKDQVIYIIEANPRASRTVPFTSKATGVPLAKMAARIMAGEKIADLGLPPDDRRLEHFSVKEAVMPFGRFPGADTVLGPEMKSTGEVMGIARNFPCAFAKTQLAISYALPEGGTVFISVCDRDKRAIVSIARDVVRLGFRLVATGGTARALRAAGVECEEVKKIHEGEPNVRDMIAGGEVSLMINTPFGHATRADGYELRLEAVKHGVTHVTNLASAQAMVTAIEVARESGLTVVALQDLPQWE from the coding sequence ATGCCTAAGCGCGACGACATCAGCACCATCCTCGTCATCGGGTCCGGTCCCATCGTCATCGGGCAGGCGTGCGAGTTCGACTACTCGGGCGCGCAGGCGTGCAAGGTGCTCAAAGCCGACGGCTACCGCGTGGTGCTCGTGAACTCCAACCCCGCCACCATCATGACCGACCCGGGCCTGGCCGACCGCACCTACGTGGAGCCCATCACGCCCGAGTTCGTGGAGCAGGTCATCGCCAAGGAGCGCCCGGACGCCCTCCTGCCCACGCTCGGCGGCCAGACCGGCCTCAACACGGCCGTCGACCTTGCGCGCGCGGGCGTCCTCGACAAGTACGGCATGGAGATGATCGGCTGCGACCTGGCCGCCATCGAGCGCGGCGAGGACCGCAAGCTCTTCAACGAGTGCATGGCCGAGTTGGGCATCGAGACGTCGAGAAGCGGCTACGCCTACTCGCTGGCCGACGCCGAGGCCATCGTGGCCGAGCTGGGATATCCCGTGGTGCTGCGCCCCTCGTTCACGCTCGGCGGCGCGGGCGGCGGCATCGCGCACGACGAGGCGGAGCTGCACGAGATCGTGGGGCAGGGCCTGGAGCTGTCGCCTGCCGGCGAAGTGCTCGTGGAGGAGAGCATCGAGGGCTGGAAGGAATTCGAGATGGAGGTCATGCGCGATAGGGCCGGCAACGGCATCATCGTGTGCTCCATCGAGAACTTCGACCCCATGGGCGTGCACACGGGCGACTCCATCACGGTGGCCCCCGCGCAGACGCTCTCGGACGTGGAATACCAGCGCATGCGCGCGGCGTCGCTTGCCATCCTGGAGAAGATCGGCGTGGAAACCGGCGGCTCCAACGTGCAGTTCGCCGTCAACCCGGAGAACGGCCGCATGATCGTGATCGAGATGAACCCGCGCGTGTCGCGCTCCTCGGCCCTCGCGTCGAAGGCCACGGGCTTCCCCATCGCGAAGGCGGCGGCGAAGCTGGCCGTGGGCTACACGCTCGACGAGATCGTGAACGACATCACGAAGGCCACGCCCGCCTGCTTCGAGCCCTCCATCGACTACTGCGTGGTGAAGGTGCCGCGCTTCGCCTTCGAGAAGTTCGCCGGCACCGACGATACGCTCTCCACCCGCATGAAGGCCGTGGGCGAGGTCATGGCCATCGGCCGCACCTTCGAGGAGGCGCTCGGCAAGGCCATGCGCTCGCTGGAGAACGGGCGTGCGGGCCTCGGTGCCGACGGCAAGGACGCGGACCTGCCGGATGGCGAGGCGTTCGACGACCTCGTGGCGCGCCCGACGGCCGACCGCATCTTCTATCTGGCCGAGGCGCTGCGCCGCGGTTGGACGGTGGACGAGGCGCATGCGGCCACGGGCATCGACCCCTGGTTCATCGCGCGCATGGCCGACATCGTGCGCGTGCAGGAGAACCTGCGCGGCACGCGGCTCGACGAGCTGGACGCCGACGCGTTCCGCCTGCTCAAGCGCATGGGGCTCTCCGACGCGCAGATCGCGCACCTCACCGGAAGCGACGAGCTCACGGTGCGCACGTGCCGCAAGATGCTGCACGTGGTGCCCGCGTTCAAGACGGTGGATACCTGCGCAGCCGAGTTCCCCAGCTCAACGGCCTACCACTACAAGACCTACGACGCCGATGAGACCGAGGTGGCGCCCAAGTCGCGCCGCCGCGCCATGATCCTGGGCGCGGGGCCGAACCGCATCGGCCAGGGCATCGAGTTCGACTACTGCTGCGTGCACGCGAGCTATGCGCTTGCCGAGGCCGGCTTCGAGACCATCATGGTGAACTGCAACCCCGAGACGGTGTCCACCGATTACGACACCTCCGACAAGCTGTATTTCGAGCCGCTCACGTTCGAAGACGTCATGGACATCGTGGACGTGGAGCGTCCCGACGGCGTGGTGGTCACGCTCGGCGGCCAGACGCCGCTCAAGCTGGCGAACGCGCTGGCCGAGGCCGGCGTGCCCATCATGGGTACCTCGCCGGAGGCCATCGACCTGGCCGAGGATCGCGACCGCTTCAGCGCCATCTTGGACGAGCTCGGCATCACCTACCCGGCTGCCGGCATGGCCTCCACGTATCAAGAGGCCTGCGTCGTGGCCGACCAGATAGGGTTCCCGCTGCTCGTGCGTCCGAGCTATGTGCTGGGCGGGCGCGGCATGGGCATCGTCTACGACGGCGCGCAGCTGGAGAAGTACATGGCCGAGGCCGCGAAGATATCGCCCGATCACCCGGTGTATCTCGACCGCTTCCTGGAGGGTGCCGTGGAGGTGGACCTCGACGCGCTCTGCGACGGCGAGGCGGTGTACGTGGGCGGCATCCTGGAGCACATCGAGATGGCGGGCATCCACTCGGGCGACTCGGCCTGCTGCACGCCGCCCTTCGCGCTCTCAGAGGCCGTGCAGGCCCAGCTCATGGCCATCGCGCGCCGCCTGGCGCTGCGCCTGGGCGTAGTGGGGCTCATCAACATCCAGTTCGCTATAAAAGACCAGGTCATCTACATCATCGAGGCCAACCCGCGCGCAAGCCGCACCGTGCCGTTCACGTCGAAGGCCACGGGCGTGCCGCTCGCGAAGATGGCCGCGCGCATCATGGCGGGCGAGAAGATAGCCGACTTGGGCCTGCCGCCCGATGACCGCCGCCTTGAGCACTTCAGCGTGAAGGAGGCCGTCATGCCCTTCGGCCGCTTCCCCGGCGCCGACACCGTGCTCGGCCCTGAGATGAAGTCGACCGGCGAGGTCATGGGCATCGCGCGCAACTTCCCCTGCGCGTTCGCGAAGACGCAGCTGGCCATCAGCTACGCGCTGCCCGAGGGCGGCACGGTGTTCATCAGCGTGTGCGACCGCGACAAGCGCGCCATCGTGTCCATCGCGCGCGACGTGGTGCGCCTGGGATTTCGCCTGGTGGCGACCGGGGGCACGGCGCGGGCCCTGCGCGCGGCCGGCGTGGAGTGCGAAGAGGTGAAGAAGATTCACGAGGGCGAGCCAAACGTGCGCGACATGATAGCGGGCGGCGAGGTGTCGCTCATGATCAACACGCCGTTCGGCCACGCCACGCGCGCCGATGGCTACGAGCTGCGCCTTGAGGCAGTGAAGCACGGCGTGACCCACGTCACGAACCTCGCGAGCGCCCAGGCGATGGTCACCGCCATCGAGGTCGCCCGCGAAAGCGGCCTGACCGTAGTAGCCCTCCAAGACCTCCCCCAGTGGGAGTAG
- a CDS encoding AAA family ATPase, which produces MRDDVFVTSLAIDWTGVPDRCVYPFNVPAIASLRALDLGQRVTFFCGENGTGKSTLLEAMGVAYGLNPEGGSRNYTFSVRDTHSELCDHMRLLRGICRPRDSFFVRSDTMFNLISEMDALEDDMRYFGGRSLHARSHGEGILALVSRRFGGEGFYVLDEPETGLSQLGQVALLAEIVRLAQAGSQLVVATHSPILLTAPGAVIYQFDDEVRRVDAEETLEWDVLKRFMENPDRLLTEFLAN; this is translated from the coding sequence ATGCGCGACGACGTCTTCGTGACCTCGCTCGCCATCGACTGGACGGGCGTCCCCGACCGGTGCGTCTACCCGTTCAACGTGCCGGCCATCGCGAGCCTGCGAGCGCTCGACCTGGGCCAGCGCGTCACGTTCTTCTGCGGCGAGAACGGCACGGGCAAATCGACGCTGCTGGAGGCGATGGGCGTGGCCTACGGCCTCAACCCCGAAGGCGGCTCGCGCAACTACACGTTCTCGGTGCGCGACACCCACTCCGAGCTCTGCGACCACATGCGTCTGCTTAGGGGCATCTGCCGGCCGCGCGACAGCTTCTTCGTGCGCTCGGACACGATGTTCAACCTTATCTCGGAGATGGACGCACTCGAGGACGACATGCGCTACTTCGGCGGGCGGTCGCTGCACGCCCGCTCGCACGGCGAGGGCATCCTTGCACTGGTGTCGCGCCGCTTCGGCGGCGAGGGGTTCTACGTGCTCGACGAGCCCGAGACGGGGCTCTCGCAGCTGGGCCAGGTGGCACTCTTGGCCGAGATCGTGCGGCTGGCTCAGGCGGGCTCGCAGCTGGTCGTGGCCACCCACTCCCCCATCCTGCTCACCGCGCCAGGAGCCGTCATCTACCAGTTCGATGACGAGGTGCGCCGCGTAGACGCAGAGGAAACGCTGGAATGGGACGTCCTCAAACGCTTCATGGAGAACCCAGACCGCCTGCTCACAGAGTTTCTAGCCAACTGA
- a CDS encoding DUF3267 domain-containing protein, which yields MGQKERTLTKAELARMEAFERTCADFEEQGFRSHPLVIGVVAANLGAVVLSLPIIAVLGVGFFALHPSGAGSLGPWGLLILSASFLVLAAVHELIHGLVWSAFAKSGWKAVSFGVIWQYLTPYCTCSEPLPKHAYVIGALAPTVVLGLLPVLVSYATGSLVWFGVGALMILGGGGDLAVVLKLLRFKPAGDEAVFLDHACDCGLMAFER from the coding sequence ATGGGACAGAAGGAGCGCACGCTCACGAAGGCGGAGCTCGCGCGCATGGAGGCGTTCGAGCGGACGTGCGCGGACTTCGAGGAGCAGGGCTTCCGATCCCACCCGCTCGTCATCGGCGTCGTGGCCGCCAACCTGGGCGCGGTCGTGCTCTCGCTGCCGATCATCGCCGTGCTGGGAGTCGGCTTCTTCGCGTTGCACCCTTCGGGCGCGGGATCGCTCGGACCCTGGGGCCTCCTCATCTTGTCGGCGTCCTTCCTCGTGCTGGCCGCCGTGCACGAGCTCATCCACGGGCTCGTGTGGAGCGCGTTCGCGAAGAGCGGCTGGAAGGCGGTGTCGTTCGGCGTGATCTGGCAGTACCTCACCCCGTACTGCACGTGCTCCGAGCCGCTGCCGAAGCACGCCTACGTGATCGGCGCGCTCGCGCCCACCGTCGTGCTGGGCCTGCTTCCCGTGCTCGTATCCTACGCCACCGGGTCGCTCGTGTGGTTCGGGGTGGGCGCGCTCATGATCCTCGGAGGAGGCGGCGACCTGGCCGTCGTGCTGAAGCTCCTGCGCTTCAAACCGGCCGGCGACGAGGCGGTCTTCCTCGACCACGCCTGCGACTGCGGCCTCATGGCCTTCGAGCGCTAA
- a CDS encoding type II toxin-antitoxin system MqsA family antitoxin codes for MVGLQKCPICGGKISQIHGPIEWDVKGEPIVVDDVTYDMCCECGESYFAGGLAGEIHRRAVDQYKRDNGLLSGDEVRELRQGLGLSQAKFEKLIGAGPKTVVRWENGSVFQNRTADTLMRVVRDFPEVAAYLMERVDEPRTS; via the coding sequence ATGGTAGGTTTGCAGAAATGCCCGATCTGCGGAGGCAAGATTTCGCAGATCCACGGGCCCATCGAATGGGACGTCAAAGGCGAGCCCATCGTCGTCGACGACGTCACCTACGACATGTGCTGCGAATGCGGCGAGTCGTATTTCGCCGGAGGGCTCGCGGGTGAGATCCACCGGCGCGCGGTCGACCAGTACAAGCGGGACAACGGGCTGCTTTCGGGCGACGAGGTGCGGGAGCTCCGGCAGGGCCTGGGGCTCTCGCAGGCCAAGTTCGAGAAGCTCATCGGCGCGGGGCCGAAGACGGTCGTGCGCTGGGAGAACGGCTCGGTGTTCCAGAACCGCACGGCCGACACGCTCATGCGCGTCGTGCGCGACTTCCCCGAGGTGGCCGCCTACTTGATGGAGCGCGTGGACGAGCCGCGCACGTCCTGA
- a CDS encoding type II toxin-antitoxin system MqsR family toxin, with protein MNGKEPHYDLAEVKRLIREGRYRTTRKSCSWLIAHGHYAEASCDMILSLESAEFFESSPPRSVDGAWADVYRCHYDEGGLRGVFYVKFIVDDTFGEVIVMSCKEWGYAW; from the coding sequence ATGAACGGGAAAGAGCCGCACTACGATCTCGCGGAAGTAAAGCGGTTGATAAGGGAAGGCCGGTATCGCACGACAAGGAAGAGCTGCTCCTGGCTCATCGCCCACGGGCACTACGCCGAGGCTTCGTGCGACATGATCCTTTCGCTGGAGAGCGCGGAGTTCTTCGAGTCCTCCCCTCCCCGAAGCGTAGACGGCGCTTGGGCCGACGTGTACCGATGCCATTACGACGAAGGAGGGCTGCGCGGAGTCTTCTACGTGAAGTTCATCGTCGATGACACCTTTGGCGAAGTCATCGTCATGTCGTGCAAAGAATGGGGTTACGCATGGTAG